A region of the Montipora foliosa isolate CH-2021 chromosome 8, ASM3666993v2, whole genome shotgun sequence genome:
CTATTGATGGTGTCATTAAGGAGTTGATGGTGCCATTCCTGTTTACTAAAGATGTCCTGTCCACTGAGGGATTTGATGTCTTGCCACCACTTCTTAGGGTTAGTTTCAGCCAGACCGTCCACTTTACTGCAATAATAAGAGCGCTTCGCTGTTTTAATAGCGCCTTGGACTCTATTCCGCCACATTCGAAACACCAGCGAATGCTTCCCATAATTGATAAATGCTGCTTGTCGCTTTTTGATCATAGATTTTAGTTTTGCAGTAATATGGGAAACTCCAACTGTCCTGTTTGTGATGTGCAGTTAAGAAATACATCCATATGCAAACAATAGGCACCTTAAGCAACAGACGTCGCCGGCCTGacgacggcaaccggaaacgTGACTTTTCTTTCGAGATGTCACTGCGCATGTACAACAAGTTGTGACCTGACGTTGTCCTGAAGTCGAGAACGTGAGAACGTGGGGTTTCACGTCGCGACGAAAACGTGAGTacttaatcttttgttttgatctCTTTTAGCTTACTTTGTGCTATTTTGATGCCGAACCAAGGTAAAGTTGCATAATGATTGTCTTTATGCTTAAAACAATGTTCTGGAAGTATTTTTCCACTAATGTtcttttaaactgaaaaattgtttttcgcATGTCAAACTAGCCTTCAGCAGCGAAGAGGTTGCTTCCATTCAACGTACCGCTTggtataattagttttcttttcccATTTTCTCAACGTATAACTGGTAGATTACTATAGCTTGAAATAACATTGATTTTATTCTGGCAATCCCTTGTTCTTGGTATTTCGTTTAACATAGAAGCTTTTTTAATCGACTCAGATGAATTTTGAATTCGAACAGTAAGTACGTCTATTTTGCAATGTTTACAAGAGCTGACAAACTTCGCGCTACCAAATTGTCTCGCCTGAGTTTTATTCAGTCTTGTACATACGAGATTATTGCATCCTTCGCAGAATGTTCTTTACGATACTAAATCAAAATAGCTGGCCAAACTCCTGTATTTGAGCGGCCGATCAAAAGTTTCGAATAAAAAACGCAGTGAGCTGAGATTCTGTTCTATGCTTAGCATGATAAATTTGTGCGTGTAATCTTGGCAAGCTTTTTTGTCAATGAGCGGTGATATAAACTTGGGTTAAAAATCGGAATTAATTGCTTTAGCAATAcacattttacatgtaacatAATTTCTGTTCTTTACAATTAACAGTTCAAAGCAGGCAAAGTTTATAAACTTAAATTGTTTCGTTATTTTTCGCAATGATTTTAAGGTTTAATTCCATCGAGTTAATTTTGAAATATAGTTTTTTCTTGAACTCGTAGATGGAGTGGACAGAACAAAAAGATGTGATGCTCGCCCGAAAAATCCTTCTTTGTGAGCCCTTTCAATATAGGGTTGGCTCAAAAGAACGTGGTTCGGTGTGGAGCCAAATAGCGACAAATCTGAATACTCATCCAGGGTTCACAGTGTCACAGAGAGCTGTTAGAGATCGTTACGGCATCCtcgaaaaaaaagccaaaaagcgaAAACGTGAAATTGAAAATGGAACTGGCATCTCCCCTGAAGATTCAGAGCTTGATTTAGCCCTTGAAGAAATCATAGAAAAATGGGAAGCGGCTGATCAAGATTTCCAGCTTGATAACCAAAGCAAGGCGAAAAAAACTAGAAAAGGACAAAGAAACAGCAGAGGATATGCGGAGAATGTCAATGGAAACTCTCGGTGCTTCTAAGAATAGGAAATCCGATCCAGATGAGTCAGCGGAAGAGAAGCGGTGTAAAAGGCGGCGAGGTGGCAGCGACACAGTCCAGTTTCTAAAAGAGCATAGTGAGATGGAGTTTACGtttaaaagagaagagctcGAGGCCAAGAAAAGTGAGCAGTCGCTTTTAACTGagcaacaaaagcaacaacaacagatgaTTTCCATGTTCCAGCAACAACTACAGCAAcagaaccaacaacaacaactacaacaacagcAGATGcagcaacaactacaacagatGCAAACTATGTTTATGGAATCCCAGAAGCAGCAAGCGCAGCTTATGGCCACCTTATTTCAGAAAATGTCAGAACACAAATAGCGTGCATTGCTATTTTGCTTAAACAACCTCTAGTAAGCAATCTAGAGAACTTTCAGTTGACTTGTGTTGTTACATGATTACAAGAAATTGTTACTAGTCCCCAAAATATCTGGAACGAACCTCTTCCCTCAAACTCTTGCAGTCATGTTGCGTTTGCATTGCAGGTTGTACTTATAATAAATTGAGGGAACTGCACCAGTTAAAAACGTtcagttgtttatttcacaagATACTGTAACATTGCAAATGTTCCTAATTGACACGGTTTGTTAGTAAATGATAATTTAAGAGAAATAATCATAAATATTTGGAGGGTCGAGATCAAAAAAACTGGATGTGGTGTTTCCATACAAGCATGTTATGGCATTCCTGAGCAAAGCAGAAACTACATACATTTTTCCCACTGAGCTCAAACCTATCtttaagtttttcttaaaatcaagaaaCTTAAAATCGTTGATAACGTCGCTGAAAAGCCACTCAACTGAAGAGCGAACGGCACTCATTGAATTATTAAAATCTTCCATCTGCTGGGTAAGAACCGCATTTCTGAAGGGAGCTTGGAGGTGGACTCTCAGCGGGTATGCCGGGTCTCCGTATAGGCACAAAGGGTGTCCAGCCGGGTCAAAAGAGTTCCTAGCCAACTCATTGTACACTCCGGAATCGGCAAGCATCCCGCTGTCATGCTTCCTGCCCtcttgaaagacaaaaataaagaatatGATCGTATAACAATAATAGCAAAATTATGTTAGGCTCCTCCCGTTTTCTTTCAAGACCCCGGCGCCCTTCTCCTCTCGAACATTTCCAAACTGTATCAAAATAACCCTCTCCCATATCATCGTTTTTTCTCTACTACTATTTGTAATTTCAGCATTGCAATTATCGTTTAGCGGATAACAGGAGCACATAATTTACGGAAAATACGGCGAACGTTGAGAAAAAAATAGAGTGTTTCCTTAAGGGTAAAACCGGGAAATAACACTACCTTTGGTTATTAATCATGAtttcaatataattatatttctaCTCACCAACTGGGCCATACAAGTTGGCAATAAGACCATTAGGGGTTACAATAGATTGGAACTTCAAGGCATGTACCCTTTTGTGGCCATTGTAGACGATTCGCTGATTTTGGAGTGGGCGGCAAATAGGACGGACAGTGCCATCAACGAAACCCCAGCAGTTATTCAACGCTGCGCCTTTTTGATGGATTGCATCTGCATATGTACGCAGAGAGGCACGGGAGAGGAAGGGCTGGTTAAAATCAGTAAGATGGTGGCCATGTTCGTTGTAAATCCAGTCTAGAACAACATTGGTCATCATGCTAATTTCTGGGACAGGTCTGCCAAATCGTGGAATCATGTCACTGTAACGACAAGGATATGCAAGTCGTTTAAGTAGCATACACAAGCCTTCCATTCCTTGAAACACGGACCTCTGCGAGCAACGGAACACCGGTGGAATTCCAAGGGCATCTCCCAAAACAGGCaaatcatttttctcaacacGAAATTCCGCTATGCATTCTTCTTCGCTGAAATTGCCCAGTGAGAATTCTTCATAGTTGTCGTGCGGAAATAGTGGATTTTTTGACATATTTACGTCGTAAAGAATGGCAAATTCATTTGCGTTTGACACGGGAAACTAAAAGTAAATCTCGCGTTTCCTTTAAGCTGGACATAGCCTTGGCGAAATGCAAAGTGATCGGAAGCTTTGTCTTGGATTACGAATTTGCCACCAACTCTGCGAAAGCTCGCCGGGCGCGGCGTCACGTTTTCGCGCGCTTTGCTTAAGGCTGGTAACTTGTTGTCGCGACCGCAACCTGAAGCCGTTCTAGCCCCAGTCTCTTATCGGTCCTCACGTCGTcgtcgtcaacgaaaacgtctgTTGCTTAAGGTGCCTATTatcgttcccagagcccacgtgtcttttggtcatcgccaagacacggagctctggaaaagctctggaataatcaattttcaGACTTACGTTGATTGGCTATTCCATTTATCAAACTGCTCATGCGTACACTACCGGAAGTAAAATTGGGGAAATGCACAATTTCTCTTCATGGCCGAGACTCTAACAATTTATACACTTCCATACACACAGGTTGCCGAGCTTCCTGCTGCAGGGACCATTGGGGTGCCTACAcctgaataaaaagaaaaactggttGCAAAGATAACGGCATCATTACCTCCAGCTCTGACAGAAGCCATGATGGAAATACCACTCATTAAGAGTTGTGTGAAAGTTATCATGCTGCAGGATATTGATAGTCAGTGCCAAAAGCTTTgtcagaagaaagaaaatcCGTCAGTTCTTCGAATGACAAAGGACAGGGAAAAGAAACTAAACGAATTTAAATGGATCTCTGTTCTGACTGAAATGAAGGAAAAAGCCCCTGATGTTCTAGACTTTTTGTCAGCTGTGGCATTACCGAATGTTTAAGCAGATGACAGCCAGGTACCAAGAATATGTACTGCCTATGGTGTGCTTATGAATACCAGGTAGTGTAAAATGCAGTTTTAACTGTATTTTTTCCCAAGCCTAACTGGACAGTACATGCTTGCAAACTTTGCTGTTAAAAATTGTCCAAATCAATATGAAGCAAAAATTTGATTTAGGCTGCTCTGTATAAAGTGGTTGGTACATAAATTGGTGTGACACTGGACAATGATGCAATAGGTAATGCTACTTATCAGGTTCTTACGTAACATTTTGATAgtgaatgaaagtttaatagCCCTCCCAATGAACAATCCTCAATTCACTCCTTCTAagtttttggtttatcaaccctcaaaaaatattttacataTCAACAAACTGCTGGTCAATTCAGTAATCCTgccttctgattggctatacTTGTATAGTGGCACAATGAGCCTGTTACTGACAGACCACCTAGTGCCACCACATGTGACAAAAGTTAAATAATTTACCTTACTTCTCTGAATAATTGTTTATATAAATTGTATAAAACATACTTTACCAACTCCTTGGTTCACACTAAAACAAATTAAGCAATTTACTCTCATAGGCTGCTGAATCAAAGCACTTTTGGGCTGCTAGCCTGATTgctcaatagaccattttactgTTGCGGCTTAAttaccaagcctatgaatggccaCAATTTAAGGCTTCCAGTGATCTTGTTTTGTTACAAACCTCTTTGGTTTTCTTAGACAAATGCACTGTAGTTTGCATATCAACAACgcaatttgcatgacaaaaacagggaggtctgtatcactTAATTCAAGGTCACCAGCAGTATCGCTGCTATCACAAGCCctgtcactgagcaaacaactgtaaaatggcctattggcaCAGTTATTAAGAGTATTTTAATTCATGCAAAATACTGAGTGACAGAACATAAAaccatgatttaaaaaaaattcaaactttaTTTTACTGATCCTTACAGAAACAGGGAGTTGTCTCTGGTACAGAAAGTCAATGCAGTGATCCTTGGTTCTGGGCATGCATCTAAGAAGGTAGGCATCTGTATAATATATGTAGGATTCCATTGCCTgttccttaaagtggtactaggaccaaaaaaacaattcttttttttctttggatttcaaaactatgttaaaggggctaggtcacgctattttaggcattttcagcactgatcgaatggtcatagaattaactaaaatatcaaaataactgttcaaaactatagaagaactctaacaaaacacagggaagccaagaagtgacatggatggacaaaactggagaggattgaaatggattgagtttgggtaaatttgaaaaacgtcggcccaccttttttcaaatttatatcagtctatatcaaaatgtcatttacaaagcttgaaaatcattctcagttgttatgtggccgtgattttgcaaatgaaagactcttgctgtgccaatatgacgtttagagctcataattaacaaaattaaacaaaattacctaaaatagcgtgacctagcccctttaactaaacactaactgacccaagttttaagttctgattttaaaaagacacctgtttattttaactggaattttcttatttattggtccgccattactaactttaaaatcttgagagagctgggtcgaggagaaaatgacgtcaaagactcactagtttaagaatgcagtgcgtgtgtacgcggccgaattaatatgcagcacgggagtttcgggctttcagacttttaaacccgtgttttgcatatgtaataaattgcgtttacacgctgaaattttaagctagtgagtaatgacgtcattttctctagatccaaccctctgaggtccaatcggccagttttgaacatgagtaatggcggaccgtgaaatccaaaacttgcactcaaaataaacagcctttggataaaactcaaagctcaaaatttttgccagttaggtgttaagcaaacacgctttcaaaatctgaagaaaaaaaggaagtgattttttgatcatagtaccactttaatatttttaacaatCCTCGCTGGGCTGTCATTCTCTGACATTTCAAATAAATAGTAAGGCCCTCATAACAATATTTAGTTGACATCATCTAAATAGTTCAGTTGACATCAAAGTCACTCTACTGGTTGGTGCAATATTTTAGTTCATGATGGAAGAAAAATCTATTCTCAGATTTTAACTGGGAACCTTCGATTTCAGACATTTCAGAGACTGAACAAGACTGGTGTAACACAGAGCAGGGACAGTTTACTAAACATCATGGACAGAGTTGGTGGAGATATCAAATCAGAAGTTCAGCAAGTGCTTGAAACCAATAGCAGCCTTCGGATTGTATTTGATAATCTAGACTTTACTGTCCTTGCGAACATAATATTAAAGAACCACAGAAATTCTGATATGCATTGGATAGGGCACTACGTTACATTTGATAGGGTCCCATCTAGCCACCTAGACAACACTCATCCACTTATGACAAACATTAATGAATTCAATAACACCGACTACCAACTTAGTG
Encoded here:
- the LOC138013167 gene encoding uncharacterized protein, with the protein product MEGLCMLLKRLAYPCRYSDMIPRFGRPVPEISMMTNVVLDWIYNEHGHHLTDFNQPFLSRASLRTYADAIHQKGAALNNCWGFVDGTVRPICRPLQNQRIVYNGHKRVHALKFQSIVTPNGLIANLYGPVEGRKHDSGMLADSGVYNELARNSFDPAGHPLCLYGDPAYPLRVHLQAPFRNAVLTQQMEDFNNSMSAVRSSVEWLFSDVINDFKFLDFKKNLKIGLSSVGKMYVVSALLRNAITCLYGNTTSSFFDLDPPNIYDYFS